A segment of the Anopheles cruzii chromosome 2, idAnoCruzAS_RS32_06, whole genome shotgun sequence genome:
TGCTatggacgatgatgatcttTTCCAAGCAGAACTGGTGGAAACTGAAAAGCAGTtcaaaaaagaagcaaaaaaggcggcGAAGTTAGCAAAGTTAGCAAAGTTGCAGGAGaagttaaacaaaaaacagcaacaagaaCAGCAATCTGCTGTCAAACCGAAGACGGAGGTAAGTTTAGGTTAACAGTACGTTTAGGTTAACAGTTAAACAGTTAACAGTACGTAATCACGAACAGGCACCAGACTAACCCTAACCTATGGCCTGCCACCGTTGCGCATACAATTCGGGTGAGATATATCAAAGACCGTAAAGTGAAAGGCGCCCCTCAAGGATCGTATTAAACTTGGTTTGCCGCAGACACGGTTTAGCGCTAGAGCTATGATTCTCTGAATATATTTCGGGTAAGGTTACTTGGTTTATCAGTGACCTCTTGGGTTAACGATGGCGGTTTCCCATGTGTGACGAACTTCTTCTATCTTTTGcagaaaaaagtaaaagaaacgaaagaagcgatcatGTATGGAGGCACCACGAGAGAAGGGGAAAAGAAAGATTTAACTGGCCCGTTCCCGGACGCATACAGCCCGCAGTATGTTGAGGCCGCGTGGTATAGCTGGTGGGAGAAGGAAGGATTCTTTAAAACAAAGTACGGGGTAAGTACATGTCAAGGACTGCTGAATGGGCATTCAATTCTTGGTCATTCAATTGTAATTCTGATGTTCTAGCGTAACTTAAATATTTCGAATGGCCAATTCGTCATGGTCATTCCATCACCGAACGTTACCGGTTCTTTACATATGGGCCACGCGCTTACGAACGCCATCGAGGACGCCATTACCCGTTGGCACCGGATGAAGGGGCATATTGCGTTGTTCGTGCCGAGGTGCCATAATTCCCGTATTGCCTTCCAGTTAGCCCAAATGCGGTGGCGCAAAGGGCAGCAAACGCGTCGCGACCTCGAGCGCGAAAAGTTCATCGATAAGATCTGGCAATGGCGCAACGAGAAGGGCGATCGGATCTACCATTGGTTAAAGAGGGTCGGCTCGTCGTTCGACTGGGATCGCGGCCGCTTTGAGATGGACCCGAAAATGTGCAAGGCGGTGACGAAAGCGTTCGTTCGGATGCACGAGCGGGGTCTAATCTATCGCAGCAGCCGGCTAGTCAACTGGTCCTGTACGTTACGGTCGGCCATCTCCGACATTGAGGTGGACAAGGTGGAATTGGCTGGTCGGACACAGCTTTCGATTCCTGGGTACACCGAGAAGGTCGAGTTTGGTGTTTTGGTGTCCTTCGCGTACAAGGTGTGCGGTAGTCAGACGGAGGAGATTGTGGTGGCCACTACTCGTGTGGAGACGATGCTCGGCGATACGGCGGTGGCAGTACATCCGAACGACGATCGCTACAAGCATCTCCATGGAAAGTTTGTGCAGCATCCGTTTTGTGCCCGTCAGCTTCCGATTGTGTGCGACGAGTTCGTGGAGCGGGAGTTCGGAACGGGTGCAGTACCAATTACTCCGGCGCATGGTCCTAACGATTTCAAGGTAGGCAAGAGGCACAACCTGCCGTTCGTGACGATATTCACCGACGACGGAGTTATCACTGGCGACTATGGGCCGTTTACGGGCATGAAACGGTTTGATGCGCGAAAGGCCATTTTGACGGCACTCCAAGAGCGGGGTCTCTATCGGGACACCAAGGACAATCCGATGGTCGTGCCGGTTTGTTCACGATCGAAGGACATCGTGGAACCGCTGATCAAACCGCAATGGTACGTACGCTGCAGTGAGATGGCGGCCAGTGCGACGGAAGCGGTCCGTTCCGGAAAACTCATTATCGTACCCGCGGTGCACCGAAAAACTTGGTACCACTGGATGGACGAGATACGCGATTGGTGCGTTTCCAGTCGGTTGGGGTGGGGTTATCCGATTCCGGCCTACCAAGTGAATACCAGGTTTTCTATTCTACCGAGTGATTTGAGCGATGAAAACCGTTGGTTTGTTGGACGCTCTGAAGCGGAAGCCCTGAGGAAGGCGGCCTCGGCGCTGAATGTGAAATATTCATGCATTATGCTGCAGCAGGATGAGGATATGCTGGACAGGTGGTTCTCCTCCGGTCTGTCTAAGGACCCAACTTTGGCAACGAGGTACGACATTACACAATCTGTTCCAAAGTAAtcaggactttttcaatagggtcatttctggtggcgccaTCTTGATGTGGGTATATTTGTTTGATAGGTACATCCTTTCCAGACTTCCAgtcaaaatttaattaaatttggtCCACTTGGTACAAAGTTATTGTGCCTAAAGTGACAGTATGTTTGTGGTGTCGGTACAAGCCTTCTGAATGGCCATAACTGGCCAAAAATGTCAACttaacgttttcctttcattggTAAATGAAGTTTCCTGAATagataaaagtcacagggtaccagatcaggtgaatacggggaatgatttatcgctaaaatgcgatttttgtcAAAAAATCAGTGTTGAGCAGTGTTGGATTCTGATCAAATTTTGGTCATCAGTGAGTTTGTGTGGCACAAAGTGAGCACACTCCTTCCGATAACCCAATTGTTCGGTCGAAATGCGATGAATCGAATCTCTGGATATTaccaattccatttccataaaaaGGAACGACGATTTCGAGTCAGTTTTGAGAAAATTACGCCCTTTTCCGATGCTCCCTGGTGCGTAATCAAGAACTTGGCTTGGCCAACACGAAAGTCGTCGTTGAAGTCTTCACGACCGTTTTTGAAACGCGTATACTACTCATAAATCCTGTCACgggatagacaatcatcaccataaactttTTGCATCAATCTAAACGTTTCGGTAAACGTTTTAGCGAGTTTAAAACAACACTTGATATTGGCTCGTGCTCATTCTTGTACCGACACCACAAACATACTGTCACTTTAGGCACAATAACTTTTTTCCAGTAGACcaaatatcatgaaattttgactGGAAGTCTGGAAAGGATGTACCTATCAAACAAATATACCCACATCAAGATGGTGCCACCAGAAATGACcctattgaaaaagtcctgaTTACTTTGGAacagtttgtttatttacaacAGGGTTTTCTGTGAAAAGCTGTTTGGCGAGCCACCGTTACGGAAGGTGTTACTCCATCCGATGGTCCGAGACGCTCACGGGCGTAAGATGTCCGAATCGCTCGGTAACGTTATTCACCCGATGGACGTTATATTGGGCAATTCGCTCGAAGGGCTGCACGAGAAACTGCTCGATTCAAATCTTGATCCACGCGATGtcgaaaaagcgaaagcggGGCAGAAGCAGGACTATCCGAACGGCATACCGGAGTGTGGGAAGGATGCACTTCGGTTTGCGCTTTGCGCCAATATGACGCAGGCTCGTGTTATCAATCTGGACATCAATCGTGTGCAAGGATATCGGttcttttgcaacaaattgtGGAACGCCACCAAGTTCGCCCTCATGTATTTCTCGGGAACGGACACGTACGATGTCATTACAACGCTGGTAAGTAGTCAAAACTTTGCCTTTATCTTCCACCTCAATTTGTGACCTTATTTTAAATTCCGTTTACGTTGTCTTTACCTTGCAGGACGGTGCAGAAGGTGGCAATATTGATCGATGGATACTTTCACGGTTAGCTGGGTGTATAGAGGTGTCAAATCGAGGCTTCGAGAAGTATGAGTTCGCTTTGGCGACCAATGCGTGCTACAATTTCTGGCTCTACGATTTGTGCGACGTGTATTTGGAGTGTTTGAAATGCGTATTTCAGACGGGCGACGAACGCTCTCAGAACAATGCACGGCGCACACTCTACACGTGTCTCAATCTCGGCCTGAAACTTCTATCACCCTTTATGCCATTCATAACGGAGGAACTCTATCAGCGGCTACCTAGAGGGGACCAGCGAACGGTGGCGAGTATCTGTGTTGCCCCTTACCCGGAACCAGCTGCATGCTGCTGGAAGGATGAATCGATCGAAAAGGGATTCGAGTTTGTGCAGAAAACGGCTCGCGATATACGCTCCGCTCGTAGCGATTACAATATCCCCAACAAGACGAAAACTGATGCGTACTTCATTTGCGCAGATGAAGGCGTACGCAGCGCGCTGGAACGGTTCGGTGGCGAACTGGAAACAATGGCTTACTCGACGGTACATTTCGGCATGGACCCACCTGCCGGGTGTGCGATTCTTACCATCACGGGTCAGTGTGTGGTACACCTGATGCTCAACGGTTTGATCGAGGTGGACAAAGAGATCgaaaaaatgattaaaaagCGGGAGACGCTAACGCAAACGGTGGCTAAGCTGCAGCAGCCAATGTCCGTATCAAACTATACCAGCAAGGTACCCGAAGACGTTCGGAAAGCGAACCAAGAAAAGTTGAATCAGCTGGAGGTGGAAATCGAGCGACTAAACGGCGCAATCGATATGTTGAAAATGATGTAAGAAACATTTTCGAGCAA
Coding sequences within it:
- the LOC128278800 gene encoding valine--tRNA ligase-like, with the translated sequence MSGPTAMDDDDLFQAELVETEKQFKKEAKKAAKLAKLAKLQEKLNKKQQQEQQSAVKPKTEKKVKETKEAIMYGGTTREGEKKDLTGPFPDAYSPQYVEAAWYSWWEKEGFFKTKYGRNLNISNGQFVMVIPSPNVTGSLHMGHALTNAIEDAITRWHRMKGHIALFVPRCHNSRIAFQLAQMRWRKGQQTRRDLEREKFIDKIWQWRNEKGDRIYHWLKRVGSSFDWDRGRFEMDPKMCKAVTKAFVRMHERGLIYRSSRLVNWSCTLRSAISDIEVDKVELAGRTQLSIPGYTEKVEFGVLVSFAYKVCGSQTEEIVVATTRVETMLGDTAVAVHPNDDRYKHLHGKFVQHPFCARQLPIVCDEFVEREFGTGAVPITPAHGPNDFKVGKRHNLPFVTIFTDDGVITGDYGPFTGMKRFDARKAILTALQERGLYRDTKDNPMVVPVCSRSKDIVEPLIKPQWYVRCSEMAASATEAVRSGKLIIVPAVHRKTWYHWMDEIRDWCVSSRLGWGYPIPAYQVNTRFSILPSDLSDENRWFVGRSEAEALRKAASALNVKYSCIMLQQDEDMLDRWFSSGLSKDPTLATRVFCEKLFGEPPLRKVLLHPMVRDAHGRKMSESLGNVIHPMDVILGNSLEGLHEKLLDSNLDPRDVEKAKAGQKQDYPNGIPECGKDALRFALCANMTQARVINLDINRVQGYRFFCNKLWNATKFALMYFSGTDTYDVITTLDGAEGGNIDRWILSRLAGCIEVSNRGFEKYEFALATNACYNFWLYDLCDVYLECLKCVFQTGDERSQNNARRTLYTCLNLGLKLLSPFMPFITEELYQRLPRGDQRTVASICVAPYPEPAACCWKDESIEKGFEFVQKTARDIRSARSDYNIPNKTKTDAYFICADEGVRSALERFGGELETMAYSTVHFGMDPPAGCAILTITGQCVVHLMLNGLIEVDKEIEKMIKKRETLTQTVAKLQQPMSVSNYTSKVPEDVRKANQEKLNQLEVEIERLNGAIDMLKMM